One genomic segment of Chitinophaga sancti includes these proteins:
- a CDS encoding c-type cytochrome has translation MKNWTLFLAAAYWLSACTSPGPAKDQQSDSTAMRKKLGPSPVLDATTAISHMQVEKGLEVQLVASEPLITTPVAMTFDDKGRMWVVEMMGYMPDTVGTGEDVPNGKVVILEDTTHDGIADTRKVLLDSLILPRAICLVPGGFLLAEPPKLWFVPVKNDIAGKRVLIDDKYTEGGNVEHQPNGLLRAMDNWIYNAKSDKRYRQINGKWVKQDTHFRGQWGVSQDNFGRLFSNNNSENVLGDYFPPGLGARNPNQKTIAGYDEKIVPDNRVYPIHPTPGVNRGYMKGILDDSLRLVEMTAACSPLVYRGSLLGKEYDNNIFVAEPCGNLIKRNIIQDSGYIVKGRQAYQKKEFLASDDERFRPVSLYDAPDGALYIVDMYRGIIQHKTYLTPYLKDEIKSRNLTNPLNCGRIYRIVPAGAKMKPMALDNNPDKLFALLENPNGWIRDKAQQMIVDHRYTQLIPHLKERLHQEGNTYGAIHALWTLEGLGALSYNEIDFLLHQKNPYLQAAAISALPSVKSPGAIAALRSGPATTAIASPGATTALRSGSATTTLISNEVATTLAPPAATATLTSLENNVFLAPYIALVLPYLPNSSDLQTKLMTHYANDRYVADAIINNNSGKESQLLSQLIKINPDTTLAMRRHLEAIIKDIETHRKAKITDALVKEYPKGAKLFANICQTCHGKDGEGIKSLAPPLNQSQLVTGDKKRLISIVLYGLTGPIDVNGKHYKAPEISADMPGIGSNDEFNDQDIAEVLSFIRNCWSNQAPKVTEKDIQEVRKKYKGRQKPFTIEELN, from the coding sequence ATGAAAAACTGGACACTTTTCCTGGCAGCCGCCTACTGGCTCTCCGCCTGTACAAGCCCAGGACCGGCAAAAGATCAACAATCAGATTCCACGGCCATGAGAAAAAAACTCGGCCCATCCCCCGTACTGGATGCTACTACTGCTATCTCACACATGCAGGTGGAAAAGGGACTCGAAGTACAACTCGTAGCGTCGGAACCGTTGATCACAACACCGGTAGCTATGACCTTCGATGACAAAGGGCGTATGTGGGTAGTCGAAATGATGGGATATATGCCCGATACCGTAGGTACGGGTGAGGATGTGCCCAACGGCAAAGTGGTGATCTTAGAAGATACTACCCATGACGGAATTGCCGACACCCGCAAAGTACTCTTGGACTCGTTGATCCTGCCTCGTGCTATCTGTCTTGTTCCCGGTGGCTTTCTGCTGGCCGAACCACCCAAACTCTGGTTCGTCCCGGTCAAAAACGACATCGCCGGCAAGCGCGTCCTGATCGATGACAAATACACCGAAGGTGGCAACGTTGAGCACCAGCCAAATGGCCTGCTCCGCGCTATGGACAACTGGATCTACAATGCAAAATCAGATAAACGCTACCGCCAGATCAATGGCAAATGGGTGAAACAGGATACCCACTTCCGTGGTCAGTGGGGGGTGAGCCAGGATAACTTTGGACGTCTTTTCTCTAACAATAACTCGGAAAACGTACTCGGCGATTACTTTCCACCCGGACTTGGCGCCCGCAATCCTAACCAGAAAACAATTGCTGGTTACGACGAGAAGATCGTGCCCGACAACCGGGTCTATCCCATTCACCCGACACCCGGCGTGAACCGTGGCTATATGAAAGGGATCCTCGACGATAGTCTACGCCTGGTGGAAATGACCGCTGCCTGTAGTCCCCTCGTTTACAGGGGTAGTCTCTTAGGCAAGGAATACGACAACAACATCTTTGTCGCTGAGCCCTGCGGTAACCTGATCAAACGCAACATCATCCAGGATAGCGGCTATATTGTAAAAGGTCGGCAGGCCTACCAGAAAAAGGAATTCCTCGCCAGCGATGATGAGCGTTTCCGCCCGGTAAGTCTCTACGACGCTCCCGATGGCGCCCTTTATATCGTCGATATGTACCGTGGCATCATCCAGCATAAAACATACCTGACGCCGTATCTCAAAGACGAGATCAAAAGCCGGAACCTCACCAACCCACTCAATTGTGGTCGTATCTACCGCATTGTCCCTGCCGGCGCCAAAATGAAGCCGATGGCACTGGACAATAATCCTGACAAGCTCTTTGCGCTGTTAGAGAATCCCAACGGTTGGATCAGGGATAAGGCACAACAGATGATCGTTGATCATCGTTATACCCAGCTCATTCCACATTTAAAAGAACGCCTGCATCAGGAAGGGAATACCTACGGCGCTATTCATGCTTTATGGACACTGGAAGGTTTAGGAGCGTTATCATATAATGAAATTGATTTCCTGCTACACCAGAAAAATCCTTATCTGCAGGCCGCAGCAATTTCCGCGCTGCCATCGGTAAAATCTCCTGGAGCGATTGCTGCTTTAAGATCTGGTCCGGCTACCACCGCTATAGCATCTCCTGGAGCGACTACTGCATTGAGATCTGGTTCAGCTACCACCACTTTAATATCTAATGAAGTTGCTACCACTTTAGCACCTCCCGCAGCTACCGCTACCTTAACATCGTTAGAGAATAATGTATTCCTCGCGCCATACATCGCGTTGGTGTTGCCTTACCTCCCTAACAGTTCCGACCTGCAAACAAAACTAATGACCCACTATGCAAACGACCGTTATGTAGCAGATGCGATCATCAATAATAACAGCGGCAAAGAATCCCAACTCTTATCTCAACTAATAAAAATAAATCCTGATACCACCCTTGCCATGCGTCGTCATCTCGAAGCCATCATCAAAGATATCGAGACACATCGCAAAGCAAAGATCACCGACGCCCTTGTCAAAGAATACCCAAAAGGCGCCAAACTTTTCGCCAATATCTGCCAGACCTGCCACGGAAAAGATGGAGAAGGTATCAAATCACTCGCCCCTCCGCTCAACCAGTCGCAGCTCGTTACCGGCGATAAGAAACGACTGATTTCCATAGTGTTATATGGCCTTACCGGACCTATTGATGTAAATGGAAAACACTACAAAGCGCCCGAAATCAGTGCCGATATGCCCGGCATAGGTAGCAATGACGAATTCAATGATCAGGACATCGCCGAAGTGCTTAGCTTCATCAGAAATTGTTGGAGTAACCAGGCACCGAAGGTAACGGAGAAGGATATACAGGAGGTAAGGAAGAAGTATAAAGGCAGACAAAAGCCGTTCACCATAGAAGAGCTGAACTAA
- the mqnE gene encoding aminofutalosine synthase MqnE, which yields MITQNDYPAVETLLQDSRLDKALKTIGEKVIARERLTTDEGILLFEKGELGYVGALANFVRVRMHGDKTYFNRNFHIEPTNVCIFTCKFCSYSKLYKHKEEGWELSIDQMLDIVKKYDGQPVTEVHIVGGVHPKMNLDFFVELLQKIRAHRPDLHLKGFTAVELDYMFRKAKLSVEEGMKKLHDAGLQSLPGGGAEIFNADIRAQICHDKVDADGWLNIHRAAHNLGMHTNATMLYGHIEQYWHRVDHMERLRQLQDETHGFNTFIPLKFRNKDNEMEHVGEVSVIEDLRLYAIARLYMDNFPHLKAYWPMLGRQSAQLTLSFGVNDLDGTIDDTTKIYSMAGAEEQNPSMNTAQLAMLIKQAGRRPVERDTVYNEIKDYTDVVFSDEELMAK from the coding sequence ATGATAACTCAAAACGATTATCCTGCAGTAGAAACGCTGTTGCAGGATTCCAGGCTGGATAAAGCATTGAAGACCATTGGTGAAAAGGTGATCGCGCGTGAGCGGTTGACTACTGATGAGGGTATACTGCTGTTTGAAAAGGGCGAGCTGGGCTATGTGGGCGCGCTGGCCAATTTCGTGAGGGTACGTATGCATGGGGATAAGACCTATTTCAACAGGAACTTCCATATCGAGCCGACGAACGTTTGTATTTTCACTTGTAAATTCTGTTCATATTCAAAGCTTTATAAGCATAAGGAAGAGGGTTGGGAATTGAGCATTGATCAGATGCTGGATATTGTGAAGAAGTATGACGGGCAGCCGGTGACGGAAGTGCATATAGTGGGTGGGGTGCATCCAAAGATGAACCTGGATTTCTTTGTGGAGCTGCTGCAGAAGATCAGGGCGCATAGACCTGATCTGCATTTGAAAGGGTTTACAGCGGTGGAGTTGGATTATATGTTCCGCAAAGCGAAGTTGAGTGTGGAAGAAGGGATGAAGAAGCTGCATGATGCCGGGTTACAATCATTGCCTGGTGGTGGTGCGGAGATCTTTAATGCGGATATCCGGGCGCAGATCTGTCATGATAAGGTGGATGCGGATGGATGGTTGAATATTCATAGAGCGGCGCATAATTTAGGCATGCATACGAATGCGACTATGTTATATGGGCATATTGAGCAGTATTGGCATAGGGTGGATCATATGGAGAGATTGAGGCAGTTGCAGGATGAGACACATGGGTTTAATACGTTTATTCCTTTGAAATTCAGGAATAAGGATAATGAGATGGAGCATGTGGGTGAGGTTTCTGTGATTGAGGATCTTCGTTTGTATGCGATAGCTCGTTTGTATATGGATAACTTCCCGCATTTGAAGGCATACTGGCCGATGTTGGGCAGGCAGAGTGCGCAATTAACGCTGTCATTTGGGGTGAATGACCTGGATGGAACGATAGATGATACGACGAAGATTTATTCAATGGCGGGTGCTGAAGAGCAGAATCCGAGTATGAATACGGCGCAGTTGGCGATGTTGATTAAGCAGGCGGGAAGAAGGCCGGTGGAGAGGGATACGGTTTATAATGAGATTAAGGATTATACGGATGTTGTTTTTTCTGATGAGGAATTGATGGCGAAGTAG
- a CDS encoding M43 family zinc metalloprotease: MRNFTLFILTVFLSLPAWAQRQCGTEIAVQEQIKENPSLQVLRDKIEARNRSKISAIKLTRAEAKTTATYNTVTIPVVVHIVLQNPSAVTDAQVQSQIDVLNRDYAALNTDTSILPSVWKTLVGDAKIQFCLAQRTPSGEVTSGIERVTTTKSSFSITSAAKAVKFASSSGADQWDGTKYLNIWVCHLESGYLGVATFPGLYADNQQGVVIDYTGFGTTGTAASPYNKGRTATHEIGHYFNLRHIWGDEDACAADDGIDDTPKQAKATYGCPAWPQVDQCATSNPGYMFENYMDYSDDACLVLFTSDQVDVIRATLTDDRASLLTSDGCTPLNLKTLDAEVESVITPYNQQCDASITPTVILKNFGLTTLTKVNINYQVDDGTVYTTAWTGSLAALKTDTVSLTNSTLDVGEHILKAFTTLPNGSADDDATNDTAWTTTSYYNNITFPLKEGFESSTFPPAGWEISNPDGSYTWERTAVTRGDSSYYAIEMRNLAYDVNGEIDDIRTPTIDPSGADSIFLFFDVAAATYSDVNSSTNDLWDSLLVMTTSDCSQTYDTLYNKWGKTLVTTTTPMTSEFVPTAAQWRRDSINLTPIIKKGQFRVVFRNVSNAENNIYLDNINIITRSTPAYLKEKGIAVGPVPTSGQVYVTFLEVPDNLDFIGVYNTSGQLIAKQRGSNIDGSNRFTFDLVNEPNGVYFVKLIYRNSKAKTYKIIKVN; encoded by the coding sequence TTGCGCAATTTTACCCTTTTTATCCTAACCGTCTTCCTATCATTACCTGCCTGGGCCCAACGTCAGTGTGGCACCGAAATAGCTGTTCAGGAACAGATCAAGGAAAATCCATCCCTGCAGGTACTTCGTGATAAGATTGAAGCACGCAACCGCTCAAAGATTTCTGCTATCAAATTAACCAGAGCAGAGGCCAAAACGACCGCTACATACAACACCGTTACCATTCCGGTAGTCGTTCACATTGTACTGCAAAACCCATCTGCCGTTACCGACGCACAGGTACAATCACAGATCGATGTACTGAACAGGGATTATGCTGCATTGAACACCGATACCAGCATTCTGCCGAGTGTATGGAAAACACTGGTTGGAGACGCCAAGATCCAGTTTTGTCTGGCGCAGCGAACCCCATCAGGTGAAGTAACAAGTGGGATAGAACGCGTAACTACCACAAAATCAAGTTTTAGCATTACTTCCGCTGCCAAGGCCGTAAAGTTTGCCAGTTCCAGTGGCGCTGACCAATGGGATGGCACTAAATACCTGAACATCTGGGTATGTCACCTGGAAAGCGGGTACCTGGGGGTCGCTACTTTCCCTGGATTGTATGCAGACAACCAGCAGGGCGTTGTAATTGATTATACTGGTTTCGGTACTACGGGTACCGCTGCCTCTCCCTATAATAAAGGCCGTACTGCCACGCACGAAATAGGTCACTACTTCAACCTCCGTCACATATGGGGAGATGAAGATGCCTGTGCGGCAGATGACGGTATCGACGATACCCCTAAACAGGCAAAGGCCACTTATGGCTGTCCGGCATGGCCACAGGTTGACCAGTGTGCGACCAGCAATCCGGGGTATATGTTTGAAAACTACATGGACTATTCTGATGATGCCTGCCTGGTGCTTTTTACCTCAGACCAGGTAGACGTGATCCGTGCTACCCTCACCGACGACAGGGCTTCGCTCCTTACCTCCGACGGCTGTACGCCACTGAATCTGAAAACACTGGATGCCGAAGTGGAATCCGTGATCACCCCGTACAACCAACAGTGTGATGCGAGCATTACCCCTACTGTGATCCTGAAAAACTTTGGTTTGACAACGCTGACCAAAGTAAATATCAACTACCAGGTAGACGATGGTACCGTGTACACGACTGCATGGACGGGTAGTCTGGCCGCTTTGAAAACGGATACTGTGAGTCTGACGAACAGCACACTCGATGTAGGCGAGCATATACTGAAAGCCTTCACGACCCTGCCGAATGGCTCCGCAGATGACGATGCGACCAACGACACTGCATGGACGACTACAAGTTATTATAACAATATTACGTTCCCGCTGAAAGAAGGTTTCGAAAGCTCCACCTTCCCTCCTGCAGGCTGGGAGATCTCAAACCCGGATGGTTCCTATACCTGGGAAAGGACGGCGGTAACCCGTGGCGATAGCAGTTACTACGCGATTGAGATGCGCAACCTCGCTTACGATGTAAATGGTGAGATAGACGATATCCGCACACCGACCATCGATCCAAGCGGCGCGGATTCTATTTTCCTCTTCTTCGATGTGGCGGCGGCTACTTACTCCGATGTGAATAGCAGTACAAATGATTTGTGGGATAGTCTGCTGGTAATGACCACTTCCGACTGTTCACAGACCTACGATACCCTGTATAATAAATGGGGTAAGACGCTGGTAACGACCACCACACCAATGACTTCTGAGTTTGTACCTACGGCTGCCCAGTGGCGCAGGGACTCCATCAACCTGACTCCTATCATCAAGAAAGGGCAATTCAGGGTGGTATTCAGAAATGTGAGCAATGCGGAGAACAATATTTACCTGGATAATATCAATATCATAACCCGGTCTACCCCGGCTTACCTGAAGGAAAAGGGTATTGCAGTAGGGCCGGTTCCGACTTCGGGGCAGGTGTATGTGACCTTCCTGGAGGTGCCGGACAACCTGGATTTTATAGGCGTTTATAATACTTCGGGGCAGTTGATCGCTAAACAGCGCGGCTCCAATATCGATGGCAGCAATCGTTTCACTTTTGATTTGGTAAATGAGCCAAATGGTGTTTATTTTGTAAAGTTAATTTACCGAAATAGTAAGGCAAAGACTTATAAGATAATAAAAGTGAATTAG
- the trxA gene encoding thioredoxin encodes MALEFTDSNFQNEVLSSDKLSVIDFWAEWCGPCRAIGPVIEELSKDYAGKVNVGKVNVDQNPQLSINYGITSIPAILFIKNGQVVDKQVGAAPRSVLEKKIQANL; translated from the coding sequence ATGGCATTAGAATTCACTGATTCCAACTTCCAAAACGAAGTGTTGAGCTCAGATAAATTGAGCGTAATTGATTTCTGGGCAGAATGGTGTGGTCCTTGTCGCGCTATCGGTCCAGTGATCGAAGAGCTCTCTAAAGATTACGCAGGTAAGGTTAATGTTGGTAAAGTAAATGTTGACCAGAATCCTCAGTTGTCTATCAATTATGGAATTACAAGTATTCCTGCGATCCTTTTCATTAAGAATGGCCAGGTAGTTGATAAGCAAGTAGGTGCAGCCCCTCGTTCAGTATTGGAAAAGAAGATTCAGGCGAACCTGTAA
- the dnaE gene encoding DNA polymerase III subunit alpha has protein sequence MNFSHLHVHTQYSLLDGAADIKSLYKKAMASNQPALAITDHGNMFGVFQFVAEAYNHRLNPEDPKDKRLKVKPIVGCEFYVVENRFKRAFTRDEKDIRNHQVLLAKNEEGYRNLIKLCSLGYIEGLYGKYPRIDKELVLQYHKGLIATTCCLGASVPRAILKHGEEAGEKEFRWWLDIFGEDFYVEMQRHGIPEQEKVNVVLLKFAEKYNVKVIASNDSHYVDKEDANAHDILLCINTGEKKSTPTNKEFNEDEGGKKNTRFAFYNDEFYFKTTDEMSRLFHDLPQAIDNTNEIVDKVELLDLKKDILLPNFPIPPGFFTQDQYLRHLTMEGARKKYTEITAEVEERLNFELQVIENMGFAGYFLIVSDFIKAGRDLGVFIGPGRGSAAGSAVAYSIGITNIDPIKYNLLFERFLNPERKSMPDIDTDFDDEGRQKVIDYVVDKYGKNQVAQIITYGTMAAKMSIKDVARVMDLPLVESNMLAKMVPDKPGIQLDRIFNAPIDEGEKSLAEKEGLGPEDLENVRKLREIIKGDDLQGEVLREACVLEGSVRNTGIHAAGIIIAPKDLYDLIPVSTAKDSDLLVTQFEGSIIESAGVIKMDFLGLKTLTIIKGALELIKMNHGVEISIDDIPLDDARTYELYQKGETNATFQFESPGMQKYLRELKPDRFDDLIAMNALYRPGPLEYIPLFIRRKHGLEETVYDLPEMEEYMRDTYGISVYQEQVMLLSQKLANFSKGDADILRKAMGKKQKAVLDKMKKQFMDGCEKNGHDLKICEKVWTDWEAFASYAFNKSHSTCYAFVAYQTAYLKAHYPAEYMAAVLNCASNIEKITFFMEEAKRMGIDVLPPDVNESFKGFAVNKMGQIRFGLAGLKGVGEAAVENILEERKKEGIFKDIFDLIKRVNQRAVNKKSLEALAMSGAFDCFPALHRAQYFFKPENDMTTGLDKIVKFGNQVTAGSSNIGSLFGDEDMPAIEPPKLPNCDPWPLILKLNNEREVTGIYISGHPLDDYRFESRFYNMNKVSELVEYQAEITAPGGGKPGREKNFRLAVYVTGAQERISRNNRQFGIMTVEDYSGKFEFALWSEDFIRFAPYLKTGLCLFINGGFKARRFNDSEYEFKVGSIQLLQEVKKTHTKKVGLVTMPKFITRDLVDFLVDNINKYPGSSELFLQLVDRDNDLQVKMHTFNKHIEMNDELAHFLSKQPDLDVYIETAK, from the coding sequence ATGAATTTCTCCCACTTACACGTTCATACTCAGTACTCCCTGCTGGATGGAGCCGCAGATATCAAGTCACTGTATAAAAAAGCAATGGCCAGCAACCAGCCAGCCCTTGCCATTACAGACCACGGAAACATGTTCGGCGTATTCCAGTTTGTGGCAGAAGCATATAACCATCGACTCAACCCTGAAGATCCAAAAGATAAGCGTCTGAAAGTAAAGCCCATCGTAGGGTGTGAATTCTACGTGGTAGAAAACAGGTTTAAACGCGCCTTCACCCGTGATGAGAAAGACATCCGTAACCACCAGGTGTTACTCGCCAAGAATGAAGAAGGTTACCGCAACCTCATCAAACTTTGCTCACTCGGGTACATTGAGGGGCTGTACGGTAAATATCCCCGTATTGACAAAGAACTCGTTCTCCAATATCATAAAGGTCTGATTGCCACTACTTGTTGTCTCGGTGCCTCTGTTCCCCGCGCCATCCTGAAACATGGAGAAGAGGCCGGCGAAAAGGAATTCAGATGGTGGCTGGACATCTTTGGGGAAGATTTCTATGTGGAAATGCAGCGCCATGGTATTCCTGAACAGGAAAAAGTGAATGTGGTGCTCCTGAAATTTGCAGAGAAATACAATGTAAAAGTGATCGCATCGAACGACTCCCACTATGTGGACAAGGAAGATGCGAACGCACACGATATCCTGCTCTGTATCAACACTGGTGAGAAAAAATCTACCCCGACCAACAAAGAATTTAACGAAGATGAAGGGGGTAAGAAAAATACCCGCTTCGCATTCTATAACGACGAGTTTTATTTCAAGACCACGGACGAGATGTCACGTCTCTTCCACGACCTGCCACAGGCCATTGACAATACCAATGAGATCGTGGACAAGGTGGAACTGCTGGACCTGAAAAAAGACATCCTGCTCCCCAACTTCCCGATCCCTCCGGGCTTCTTTACGCAGGATCAGTACCTGCGCCACCTGACCATGGAAGGTGCCCGTAAGAAGTATACGGAGATTACGGCAGAAGTGGAAGAACGTCTGAACTTCGAACTACAGGTAATTGAGAACATGGGGTTTGCCGGTTACTTCCTCATCGTATCTGACTTTATCAAGGCAGGTCGCGATCTGGGGGTATTTATCGGTCCCGGCCGTGGATCGGCTGCGGGATCGGCTGTGGCGTATTCCATTGGGATTACCAATATTGATCCGATTAAGTATAACCTCCTGTTCGAGCGTTTCCTGAATCCGGAACGTAAGAGCATGCCCGATATTGATACGGACTTCGATGATGAAGGCCGTCAGAAAGTGATTGACTATGTGGTAGACAAATATGGCAAGAACCAGGTAGCGCAGATCATTACCTATGGTACCATGGCTGCCAAAATGAGTATCAAAGACGTGGCCCGTGTGATGGACCTGCCACTGGTAGAATCCAATATGCTGGCCAAGATGGTACCCGATAAACCGGGTATCCAGCTGGACCGAATCTTCAACGCCCCGATCGATGAGGGCGAGAAGAGCCTGGCAGAGAAAGAGGGACTCGGACCCGAAGATCTTGAAAACGTAAGAAAACTCCGCGAGATCATCAAAGGCGACGACCTGCAGGGCGAAGTGCTCCGCGAGGCCTGCGTACTGGAAGGGTCCGTGCGAAATACAGGTATCCATGCGGCGGGTATTATCATTGCGCCAAAGGATCTGTACGACCTGATACCGGTGTCTACAGCGAAGGATTCTGATCTGCTGGTGACACAGTTTGAAGGTAGTATCATTGAAAGCGCCGGTGTAATCAAGATGGACTTTTTGGGTCTGAAGACCCTGACCATCATCAAGGGTGCGCTGGAGCTGATCAAAATGAACCACGGGGTCGAAATCTCTATCGACGATATTCCGCTGGATGATGCGCGTACTTACGAGTTGTACCAGAAGGGTGAGACGAACGCAACGTTCCAGTTCGAGTCGCCCGGTATGCAGAAGTACCTCCGTGAGTTGAAGCCCGATAGATTTGATGACCTGATTGCGATGAACGCCTTGTACCGTCCGGGACCACTGGAGTATATTCCATTGTTCATTCGTCGTAAACATGGCCTGGAAGAGACGGTGTATGACCTGCCGGAGATGGAGGAATACATGCGTGATACGTATGGTATCTCAGTATACCAGGAGCAGGTAATGCTGCTGAGCCAGAAGCTGGCGAACTTCTCCAAAGGTGATGCGGACATACTCCGTAAAGCCATGGGTAAGAAACAGAAGGCGGTACTGGATAAAATGAAGAAACAGTTCATGGACGGTTGTGAAAAAAACGGCCATGATCTGAAGATATGTGAGAAGGTGTGGACGGACTGGGAGGCATTTGCATCCTATGCGTTCAACAAATCGCACTCTACCTGTTATGCATTTGTGGCGTACCAGACGGCGTACCTGAAGGCCCACTACCCTGCTGAGTACATGGCGGCGGTACTGAACTGTGCGAGCAATATTGAAAAGATCACCTTCTTCATGGAAGAAGCCAAGCGTATGGGTATTGACGTATTGCCGCCGGATGTGAATGAATCTTTCAAGGGTTTTGCGGTGAACAAAATGGGGCAGATCCGTTTTGGTCTGGCAGGTTTAAAAGGTGTGGGTGAAGCAGCGGTAGAGAACATCCTGGAAGAGCGTAAAAAAGAGGGCATCTTCAAGGATATCTTTGACCTGATCAAGCGGGTGAACCAACGTGCAGTAAATAAGAAATCGCTGGAAGCCCTGGCGATGTCCGGCGCGTTTGACTGTTTCCCGGCGTTGCATAGAGCACAGTATTTCTTCAAGCCGGAGAATGATATGACGACGGGATTGGATAAGATTGTGAAATTCGGGAACCAGGTAACTGCAGGGTCTTCTAATATTGGTAGTTTGTTTGGCGATGAAGATATGCCGGCGATAGAGCCCCCGAAACTGCCAAATTGCGATCCCTGGCCATTGATCCTGAAGCTGAATAATGAGAGAGAGGTGACGGGGATCTATATTTCCGGGCATCCGCTGGATGATTATCGATTTGAGAGCAGGTTCTATAATATGAATAAGGTATCGGAACTGGTTGAATATCAAGCGGAGATTACAGCTCCGGGGGGTGGTAAGCCAGGCCGTGAAAAGAACTTCAGGCTGGCGGTATATGTAACGGGGGCGCAGGAGCGTATATCCCGAAACAACAGACAGTTTGGCATTATGACGGTAGAGGATTATAGCGGGAAGTTTGAGTTCGCACTGTGGAGTGAGGACTTTATCCGGTTTGCGCCTTATTTGAAAACCGGGTTGTGCCTGTTTATCAATGGAGGGTTTAAAGCAAGACGATTTAATGATAGTGAGTATGAGTTTAAGGTGGGGAGTATACAGTTATTGCAGGAAGTGAAGAAGACGCATACGAAGAAGGTGGGGTTAGTGACGATGCCGAAGTTCATCACGCGTGACCTGGTGGACTTTTTAGTAGATAATATTAATAAGTACCCGGGGTCGAGTGAGTTGTTCTTACAGTTGGTGGATAGGGATAATGATCTGCAGGTGAAGATGCATACATTTAATAAGCATATTGAGATGAATGATGAGCTGGCGCATTTCTTATCGAAACAGCCTGATCTGGATGTGTATATAGAAACGGCGAAATAA
- a CDS encoding C40 family peptidase, translating to MAGRNGLIWALGIFLLTVSSCAVIKNNTTAKKSTTSSSSRSPEFLEGFTTSSNAKTTSVSYAKVSFSQASSTYVENAPLWQFKYAQLLDVPVETVLNANLFYFIEDWWGTPYHLGGKAKTGIDCSNFANQLLNTVFRISSSGTSSGLYDKSKKVSAGQMKAGDLVFFKINQAQVSHVGVYLDNSKFVHASTSSGVMISDLNETYWKKYFVGAGRMN from the coding sequence ATGGCAGGAAGAAATGGACTTATTTGGGCGCTCGGTATTTTTCTGTTAACAGTCAGTTCGTGTGCTGTTATTAAAAATAATACTACCGCCAAAAAATCCACTACCAGCTCTTCCAGCCGTTCCCCGGAATTCCTCGAAGGCTTTACCACTTCCAGCAATGCAAAGACCACGAGTGTGAGTTATGCAAAAGTGAGTTTCTCCCAGGCCAGCAGTACTTATGTCGAAAACGCTCCTTTGTGGCAATTTAAATATGCACAGTTACTGGATGTACCCGTAGAGACGGTGCTCAATGCCAATTTGTTCTATTTTATAGAAGACTGGTGGGGCACGCCTTACCATTTAGGCGGAAAAGCGAAGACGGGTATTGATTGCAGTAATTTTGCCAACCAGTTGTTAAACACCGTATTCAGGATCAGTTCTTCCGGTACCTCTTCAGGATTGTACGATAAGTCTAAAAAGGTAAGTGCCGGCCAGATGAAGGCGGGAGACCTGGTGTTTTTTAAGATCAACCAGGCGCAGGTATCGCATGTAGGGGTGTACCTGGATAATTCTAAATTTGTACATGCTTCTACAAGTTCAGGGGTGATGATCAGTGATCTGAACGAAACTTATTGGAAGAAGTATTTTGTAGGTGCAGGGAGAATGAACTAA